A stretch of Prionailurus bengalensis isolate Pbe53 chromosome E4, Fcat_Pben_1.1_paternal_pri, whole genome shotgun sequence DNA encodes these proteins:
- the IGSF9 gene encoding protein turtle homolog A isoform X1: MVCCLGLAVLSLVISQGADGRGKPEVGSVVGRAGDSAVLGCDLLPPAGRPPLHVIEWLRFGFLLPIFIQFGLYSPRIDPNYVGRVRLQKGASLRIEGLRAEDQGWYECRVLFLDKHSPEDDSVNGSWVHLTVNSPPQFLETPPQVLEVQELEPVTLRCVARGSPQPHVTWKLRGQDLGQGQGQGQVQVQNGTLWIRRVERRSSGVYTCQASSTEGSASHATQLLVLGPPVIVVPPKNSTVNASQDVSLACRAEAYPTNLTYSWFQDSVNVFHVSRLQPRVRILVDGSLRLLAAQPDDAGRYTCVPSNGLRRPPSASAYLTVLCKPHPAPSPSLLPPQACSLPLGQAKFLPHNLPLLPPPDPAQVTAMPPETPLPVGMRGVIRCPVRANPPLLFVSWTKDGQALQLDKLPGWSQGPEGSLIIALGNEDALGEYSCTPYNSLGTAGPSPVTRVLLKAPPAFLERPKEEYFQEVGRELLIPCSAQGDPPPAISWAKVGRGPQGQAQVGSNSSLILRPLTKEAHGRWECTASNAVARVAASTHVYVLGTSPHVVTNVSVVPLPKGANVSWEPGFDGGYLQRFSVWYTPLAKRPDRTHHDWVSLAVPVGAAYLLVLGLQPHIQYQFSVLAQNKLGSGPFSEIVLSAPEGLPTTPAAPSLPPTEMSPALSPPRGLVAVRTPRGVLLHWDPPELVPKTLDGYVLEGRQGSQGWEVLDRAVAGTDMQLLVPGLIKDVLYEFRLVALAGSYVSDPSNTANVSTSGLEVYPSRTQLPGLLPQPVLAGVVGGVCFLGVAVLVSVLAACLTNRRRAARRRRKRLRQDAPLIFSPPGKSAPHSAPGSGSPDSVAKLKLQGSPVPSLRQSLLWGEPAGPPSPPPDPPPSRGPLPLEPICRGPDGRFVMGPSAGTPQERSGSERAEPRTPSQHQARSYDCSSSSPSGMPQPLCIADISPVGPPPEAPPSPLPGPGPLLQYLSLPFFREMNVDGDWPPFEEPGPAPPPDYMDTRPCPTSSLLQPLDSATVSPRAALPGAVVGAGATPEPLYTALADWTLRERLLPSLLPAAPRGSLTSQSSGRGSASFLRPPSTAPSAGGSYLSPAPGDTGSWASGPERWPRREHVVTVSKRRNTSVDENYEWDSEFPGDMELLDTLHLGAAGPRPRPEAEPELDVKTPEEGGLLNAARASGPEARCAVLREEFLAFRRRRDATRVRPPVYRQPVPHPEQATLL, encoded by the exons GGCGAGTCCGGCTGCAGAAGGGGGCATCTCTCCGGATTGAGGGGCTCCGAGCGGAAGACCAGGGCTGGTACGAGTGCCGGGTGCTCTTCCTGGACAAGCACAGCCCTGAGGACGACTCTGTTAACGGCTCCTGGGTGCACCTTACAGTCAATT caccCCCTCAGTTCCTGGAGACCCCTCCCCAGGTGCTGGAAGTTCAGGAACTGGAGCCTGTGACCCTGCGTTGTGTGGCCCGTGGCAGCCCACAGCCTCATGTGACTTGGAAGCTCCGAGGACAGGATCttggccagggccagggccagggccaggtgCAA GTGCAGAATGGGACGCTGTGGATCCGGCGGGTGGAACGCCGCAGCTCTGGGGTCTACACCTGTCAAGCCTCCAGCACCGAGGGCAGTGCCTCCCACGCCACCCAGCTGCTGGTGCTAG GCCCCCCGGTCATCGTGGTGCCCCCCAAGAACAGCACGGTCAATGCCTCCCAGGATGTTTCCTTGGCCTGCCGGGCTGAGGCGTACCCCACCAACCTCACTTATAGCTGGTTCCAGGACAGCGTCAACGTGTTCCACGTTAG CCGCCTGCAGCCCCGAGTGCGGATCCTGGTAGACGGGAGCCTGCGGCTGCTGGCCGCCCAGCCGGACGATGCGGGCCGCTACACCTGCGTGCCCAGCAACGGCCTCCGGCGCCCGCCCTCGGCCTCTGCCTACCTCACTGTGCTCTGTAAGCCTCACCCGGCTCCCTCCCCAAGCCTGCTCCCTCCCCAAGCCTGCTCCCTCCCCCTGGGCCAGGCCAAGTTCCTGCCCCACAACCTGCCACTGCTTCCCCCACCAGACCCAGCGCAGGTGACAGCGATGCCTCCTGAGACCCCCCTGCCCGTAGGCATGCGGGGGGTGATCCGGTGCCCGGTCCGCGCCAACCCCCCACTGCTCTTCGTCAGCTGGACCAAGGATGGGCAGGCCCTGCAGCTGGATAAG CTCCCTGGCTGGTCCCAGGGCCCCGAGGGCTCCCTGATCATTGCCCTGGGGAACGAGGATGCCCTGGGAGAATACTCCTGCACCCCCTACAACAGTCTCGGTACTGCAGGGCCCTCCCCGGTGACCCGCGTGCTGCTCAAG GCTCCCCCAGCTTTTCTAGAACGACCTAAGGAAGAATATTTCCAAGAAGTAGGGCGGGAGCTACTCATCCCCTGCTCTGCCCAGGGAGACCCCCCTCCTGCTATCTCTTGGGCCAAG GTGGGCCGGGGGCCGCAGGGCCAGGCCCAGGTGGGCAGCAACAGTAGCCTCATCCTGCGACCGCTGACCAAGGAGGCCCATGGGCGCTGGGAGTGCACCGCTAGCAATGCTGTGGCCCGAGTGGCCGCCTCCACACATGTCTACGTGCTGG GCACCAGCCCACACGTTGTCACCAATGTGTCCGTGGTGCCTTTGCCCAAGGGTGCCAATGTCTCCTGGGAGCCCGGCTTCGATGGTGGCTATCTGCAGAGATTCAGTGTCTGGTATACCCCACT GGCCAAGCGTCCGGACCGAACCCACCACGACTGGGTGTCGCTGGCGGTGCCTGTGGGGGCTGCTTACCTCCTGGTGCTGGGGCTGCAGCCCCATATCCAGTACCAGTTCAGCGTCCTAGCGCAGAACAAGCTGGGCAGTGGGCCCTTCAGTGAGATCGTCTTGTCTGCCCCCGAGG GGCTTCCCACCACGCCAGCTGCCCCCAGTCTTCCGCCCACTGAGATGTCACCTGCCCTGTCACCTCCCCGAGGCCTGGTGGCAGTGAGGACACCCCGGGGGGTGCTCCTGCATTGGGATCCCCCAGAACTGGTCCCTAAAACACTGGATGGCTATGTCCTGGAGGGGCGGCAAGGCTCCCAGGGCTGGGAGGTGCTAGACCGGGCCGTGGCAGGCACAGACATGCAGCTGCTGGTACCTGGACTCATCAAG gacgtTCTGTACGAGTTCCGCCTCGTGGCCCTCGCAGGCAGCTATGTCAGCGATCCGAGCAACACGGCCAACGTGTCCACTTCCG GCCTGGAGGTGTACCCCTCCCGCACGCAGCTGCCGGGCCTCCTGCCCCAGCCGGTCCTGGCCGGCGTGGTGGGCGGGGTCTGCTTCCTGGGCGTGGCTGTCCTCGTGAGCGTCCTGGCCGCCTGCCTGACCAACCGGCGCAGGGCAGCCCGCCGCCGCCGCAAGCGCCTCCGCCAAG ATGCGCCTCTTATCTTCTCCCCGCCCGGGAAGTCAGCTCCGCA CTCTGCTCCGGGTTCGGGCAGTCCTGACAGCGTGGCAAAGCTGAAGCTCCAGGGCTCCCCGGTTCCCAGCCTGCGCCAGAGTCTGCTCTGGGGGGAGCCCGCTggtccccccagcccccctccggATCCTCCACCTAGCCGGGGCCCCTTACCCCTGGAGCCCATTTGCCGGGGACCAGACGGCCGCTTTGTGATGGGACCCAGCGCCGGGACCCCCCAAGAAAGGTCAGGCTCTGAGCGAGCTGAACCTCGGACCCCATCCCAGCACCAGGCCAGGTCCTATgactgcagcagcagcagccccagtGGGATGCCCCAGCCCCTCTGCATTGCAGACATCAGCCCTGTGGGGCCCCCTCCCGAGGCCCCGCCCAGTCCTCTGCCTGGTCCAGGACCCCTGCTTCAGTACCTGAGCCTGCCCTTCTTCCGGGAGATGAATGTGGACGGGGACTGGCCCCCTTTCGAGGAGCCCGGGCCTGCTCCACCCCCAGATTACATGGATACCCGGCCCTGCCCCACCTCATCTCTCCTTCAGCCCCTGGACTCCGCCACCGTGTCCCCCAGGGCAGCGCTTCCTGGGGCTGTGGTCGGGGCCGGGGCCACCCCAGAGCCCCTGTACACGGCACTGGCCGACTGGACACTGAGGGAACGGCTGCTGCCAAGCCTTCTCCCTGCCGCCCCTCGGGGTAGCCTCACCAGCCAGAGCAGCGGGCGGGGCAGCGCCTCGTTCCTTCGGCCCCCCTCCACAGCCCCCTCTGCGGGAGGCAGCTACCTCAGCCCTGCTCCGGGAGACACCGGCAGCTGGGCCAGTGGCCCTGAGAGGTGGCCCCGAAGGGAACACGTGGTGACAGTCAGCAAGAG GAGAAACACATCTGTGGATGAAAACTATGAGTGGGACTCAGAATTCCCCGGGGACATGGAATTGCTGGACACTCTGCACCTGGGCGCGGCTGGCCCTCGACCCCGACCTGAAGCTGAGCCAGAGCTAG ATGTGAAGACTCCAGAGGAGGGTGGCCTCTTGAACGCTGCCCGTGCTTCTGGCCCCGAGGCCCGCTGTGCTGTCCTCCGGGAGGAATTCCTAGCTTTCCGTCGCCGCCGCGATGCCACTAGGGTCCGGCCACCGGTCTATAGACAGCCAGTGCCCCACCCCGAACAGGCCACTCTGCTGTGA
- the IGSF9 gene encoding protein turtle homolog A isoform X2 produces the protein MVCCLGLAVLSLVISQGADGRGKPEVGSVVGRAGDSAVLGCDLLPPAGRPPLHVIEWLRFGFLLPIFIQFGLYSPRIDPNYVGRVRLQKGASLRIEGLRAEDQGWYECRVLFLDKHSPEDDSVNGSWVHLTVNSPPQFLETPPQVLEVQELEPVTLRCVARGSPQPHVTWKLRGQDLGQGQGQGQVQVQNGTLWIRRVERRSSGVYTCQASSTEGSASHATQLLVLGPPVIVVPPKNSTVNASQDVSLACRAEAYPTNLTYSWFQDSVNVFHVSRLQPRVRILVDGSLRLLAAQPDDAGRYTCVPSNGLRRPPSASAYLTVLYPAQVTAMPPETPLPVGMRGVIRCPVRANPPLLFVSWTKDGQALQLDKLPGWSQGPEGSLIIALGNEDALGEYSCTPYNSLGTAGPSPVTRVLLKAPPAFLERPKEEYFQEVGRELLIPCSAQGDPPPAISWAKVGRGPQGQAQVGSNSSLILRPLTKEAHGRWECTASNAVARVAASTHVYVLGTSPHVVTNVSVVPLPKGANVSWEPGFDGGYLQRFSVWYTPLAKRPDRTHHDWVSLAVPVGAAYLLVLGLQPHIQYQFSVLAQNKLGSGPFSEIVLSAPEGLPTTPAAPSLPPTEMSPALSPPRGLVAVRTPRGVLLHWDPPELVPKTLDGYVLEGRQGSQGWEVLDRAVAGTDMQLLVPGLIKDVLYEFRLVALAGSYVSDPSNTANVSTSGLEVYPSRTQLPGLLPQPVLAGVVGGVCFLGVAVLVSVLAACLTNRRRAARRRRKRLRQDAPLIFSPPGKSAPHSAPGSGSPDSVAKLKLQGSPVPSLRQSLLWGEPAGPPSPPPDPPPSRGPLPLEPICRGPDGRFVMGPSAGTPQERSGSERAEPRTPSQHQARSYDCSSSSPSGMPQPLCIADISPVGPPPEAPPSPLPGPGPLLQYLSLPFFREMNVDGDWPPFEEPGPAPPPDYMDTRPCPTSSLLQPLDSATVSPRAALPGAVVGAGATPEPLYTALADWTLRERLLPSLLPAAPRGSLTSQSSGRGSASFLRPPSTAPSAGGSYLSPAPGDTGSWASGPERWPRREHVVTVSKRRNTSVDENYEWDSEFPGDMELLDTLHLGAAGPRPRPEAEPELDVKTPEEGGLLNAARASGPEARCAVLREEFLAFRRRRDATRVRPPVYRQPVPHPEQATLL, from the exons GGCGAGTCCGGCTGCAGAAGGGGGCATCTCTCCGGATTGAGGGGCTCCGAGCGGAAGACCAGGGCTGGTACGAGTGCCGGGTGCTCTTCCTGGACAAGCACAGCCCTGAGGACGACTCTGTTAACGGCTCCTGGGTGCACCTTACAGTCAATT caccCCCTCAGTTCCTGGAGACCCCTCCCCAGGTGCTGGAAGTTCAGGAACTGGAGCCTGTGACCCTGCGTTGTGTGGCCCGTGGCAGCCCACAGCCTCATGTGACTTGGAAGCTCCGAGGACAGGATCttggccagggccagggccagggccaggtgCAA GTGCAGAATGGGACGCTGTGGATCCGGCGGGTGGAACGCCGCAGCTCTGGGGTCTACACCTGTCAAGCCTCCAGCACCGAGGGCAGTGCCTCCCACGCCACCCAGCTGCTGGTGCTAG GCCCCCCGGTCATCGTGGTGCCCCCCAAGAACAGCACGGTCAATGCCTCCCAGGATGTTTCCTTGGCCTGCCGGGCTGAGGCGTACCCCACCAACCTCACTTATAGCTGGTTCCAGGACAGCGTCAACGTGTTCCACGTTAG CCGCCTGCAGCCCCGAGTGCGGATCCTGGTAGACGGGAGCCTGCGGCTGCTGGCCGCCCAGCCGGACGATGCGGGCCGCTACACCTGCGTGCCCAGCAACGGCCTCCGGCGCCCGCCCTCGGCCTCTGCCTACCTCACTGTGCTCT ACCCAGCGCAGGTGACAGCGATGCCTCCTGAGACCCCCCTGCCCGTAGGCATGCGGGGGGTGATCCGGTGCCCGGTCCGCGCCAACCCCCCACTGCTCTTCGTCAGCTGGACCAAGGATGGGCAGGCCCTGCAGCTGGATAAG CTCCCTGGCTGGTCCCAGGGCCCCGAGGGCTCCCTGATCATTGCCCTGGGGAACGAGGATGCCCTGGGAGAATACTCCTGCACCCCCTACAACAGTCTCGGTACTGCAGGGCCCTCCCCGGTGACCCGCGTGCTGCTCAAG GCTCCCCCAGCTTTTCTAGAACGACCTAAGGAAGAATATTTCCAAGAAGTAGGGCGGGAGCTACTCATCCCCTGCTCTGCCCAGGGAGACCCCCCTCCTGCTATCTCTTGGGCCAAG GTGGGCCGGGGGCCGCAGGGCCAGGCCCAGGTGGGCAGCAACAGTAGCCTCATCCTGCGACCGCTGACCAAGGAGGCCCATGGGCGCTGGGAGTGCACCGCTAGCAATGCTGTGGCCCGAGTGGCCGCCTCCACACATGTCTACGTGCTGG GCACCAGCCCACACGTTGTCACCAATGTGTCCGTGGTGCCTTTGCCCAAGGGTGCCAATGTCTCCTGGGAGCCCGGCTTCGATGGTGGCTATCTGCAGAGATTCAGTGTCTGGTATACCCCACT GGCCAAGCGTCCGGACCGAACCCACCACGACTGGGTGTCGCTGGCGGTGCCTGTGGGGGCTGCTTACCTCCTGGTGCTGGGGCTGCAGCCCCATATCCAGTACCAGTTCAGCGTCCTAGCGCAGAACAAGCTGGGCAGTGGGCCCTTCAGTGAGATCGTCTTGTCTGCCCCCGAGG GGCTTCCCACCACGCCAGCTGCCCCCAGTCTTCCGCCCACTGAGATGTCACCTGCCCTGTCACCTCCCCGAGGCCTGGTGGCAGTGAGGACACCCCGGGGGGTGCTCCTGCATTGGGATCCCCCAGAACTGGTCCCTAAAACACTGGATGGCTATGTCCTGGAGGGGCGGCAAGGCTCCCAGGGCTGGGAGGTGCTAGACCGGGCCGTGGCAGGCACAGACATGCAGCTGCTGGTACCTGGACTCATCAAG gacgtTCTGTACGAGTTCCGCCTCGTGGCCCTCGCAGGCAGCTATGTCAGCGATCCGAGCAACACGGCCAACGTGTCCACTTCCG GCCTGGAGGTGTACCCCTCCCGCACGCAGCTGCCGGGCCTCCTGCCCCAGCCGGTCCTGGCCGGCGTGGTGGGCGGGGTCTGCTTCCTGGGCGTGGCTGTCCTCGTGAGCGTCCTGGCCGCCTGCCTGACCAACCGGCGCAGGGCAGCCCGCCGCCGCCGCAAGCGCCTCCGCCAAG ATGCGCCTCTTATCTTCTCCCCGCCCGGGAAGTCAGCTCCGCA CTCTGCTCCGGGTTCGGGCAGTCCTGACAGCGTGGCAAAGCTGAAGCTCCAGGGCTCCCCGGTTCCCAGCCTGCGCCAGAGTCTGCTCTGGGGGGAGCCCGCTggtccccccagcccccctccggATCCTCCACCTAGCCGGGGCCCCTTACCCCTGGAGCCCATTTGCCGGGGACCAGACGGCCGCTTTGTGATGGGACCCAGCGCCGGGACCCCCCAAGAAAGGTCAGGCTCTGAGCGAGCTGAACCTCGGACCCCATCCCAGCACCAGGCCAGGTCCTATgactgcagcagcagcagccccagtGGGATGCCCCAGCCCCTCTGCATTGCAGACATCAGCCCTGTGGGGCCCCCTCCCGAGGCCCCGCCCAGTCCTCTGCCTGGTCCAGGACCCCTGCTTCAGTACCTGAGCCTGCCCTTCTTCCGGGAGATGAATGTGGACGGGGACTGGCCCCCTTTCGAGGAGCCCGGGCCTGCTCCACCCCCAGATTACATGGATACCCGGCCCTGCCCCACCTCATCTCTCCTTCAGCCCCTGGACTCCGCCACCGTGTCCCCCAGGGCAGCGCTTCCTGGGGCTGTGGTCGGGGCCGGGGCCACCCCAGAGCCCCTGTACACGGCACTGGCCGACTGGACACTGAGGGAACGGCTGCTGCCAAGCCTTCTCCCTGCCGCCCCTCGGGGTAGCCTCACCAGCCAGAGCAGCGGGCGGGGCAGCGCCTCGTTCCTTCGGCCCCCCTCCACAGCCCCCTCTGCGGGAGGCAGCTACCTCAGCCCTGCTCCGGGAGACACCGGCAGCTGGGCCAGTGGCCCTGAGAGGTGGCCCCGAAGGGAACACGTGGTGACAGTCAGCAAGAG GAGAAACACATCTGTGGATGAAAACTATGAGTGGGACTCAGAATTCCCCGGGGACATGGAATTGCTGGACACTCTGCACCTGGGCGCGGCTGGCCCTCGACCCCGACCTGAAGCTGAGCCAGAGCTAG ATGTGAAGACTCCAGAGGAGGGTGGCCTCTTGAACGCTGCCCGTGCTTCTGGCCCCGAGGCCCGCTGTGCTGTCCTCCGGGAGGAATTCCTAGCTTTCCGTCGCCGCCGCGATGCCACTAGGGTCCGGCCACCGGTCTATAGACAGCCAGTGCCCCACCCCGAACAGGCCACTCTGCTGTGA
- the TAGLN2 gene encoding transgelin-2, translating to MANRGPAYGLSREVQQKIEKQYDADLEQILIQWITTQCRKDVGRPQPGRENFQNWLKDGTVLCELINGLYPEGQAPVKKIQASTMAFKQMEQISQFLQAAERYGINTTDIFQTVDLWEGKNMACVQRTLMNLGGLAVARDDGLFSGDPNWFPKKSKENPRNFSDNQLQEGKNVIGLQMGTNRGASQAGMTGYGMPRQIL from the exons ATGGCCAACAGGGGACCCGCCTACGGCCTGAGCCGGGAGGTGCAGCAGAAGATTGAGAAACAGTATGACGCGGACCTGGAGCAGATCCTGATCCAGTGGATCACCACCCAGTGCCGCAAGGATGTGGGCCGGCCCCAGCCTGGGCGCGAGAACTTCCAGAACTGGCTCAAGGATGGCACG GTGCTGTGTGAGCTCATCAACGGGCTGTACCCCGAGGGGCAGGCCCCCGTGAAGAAGATCCAGGCCTCCACCATGGCCTTCAAGCAGATGGAGCAGATCTCTCAGTTCTTACAGGCGGCCGAACGCTATGGCATCAACACCACCGACATCTTCCAGACCGTGGACCTCTGGGAAG GAAAGAACATGGCATGTGTGCAGCGGACGCTGATGAACCTGGGTGGGCTGGCGGTCGCCCGGGACGATGGGCTTTTCTCTGGAGATCCCAACTGGTTTCCTAA GAAATCCAAGGAGAACCCTCGCAACTTCTCGGACAACCAGCTACAAGAGGGCAAGAATGTGATCGGGCTACAGATGGGTACCAACCGCGGGGCGTCCCAGGCAGGCATGACCGGCTACGGGATGCCCCGCCAGATCCTCTGA